GAAGTCGAAGTCCTGCAGGGTCAGCCCGTTGCGGGCCAGCAGCCGCGGCACCGCGTAGGTCGGGGCCATCAGCAGCCCGTCGGGTCCGTTGACGTAGTCCACGGCGGCGGTCTCGGAGTCGACGAAGTAGGCCAGCGGGGTTCGCTGGTGTGCGGCCGCCCACTCCTCGCTGGCCAGTAGCGCCACCGACGCGCCGTCGGTCAGCGGCGTGGAGTTGCCCGCCGTCATCGTGGCGTCGCCGGCCTTCGCGCCGAATACCGGCTTGAGCGTTGCCAGCTTCTCCGGGCTCGACTCGGGCCGCAGGTTGTTGTCGCGGTAGAGCCCCTGGAACGGTGTGACCAGATCATCGAAGAAACCGCGGTCGTAGGCGGCGGCCATGTTGCGATGGCTGGCGGCGGCCAGCTCGTCCTGGTCGACCCGCTTGATTCCCATCTGCTTGGTGGTGACGGCCTGGTGCTCGCCCATCGACAGGCCGGTCCGCGCTTCCTTGTTGGCCGGGATCTCCACTCCCAGGGCGGCGGGCAGCTTGCCGACCAGCTTGAGGCGCTGCAAGTTCGACTTGGACCGGCGCAATGCCAGCAGCGTGCGGCGCAGCTCGTTGCCGACCTCCAGGGGCGCATCCGAGGTGGTGTCCACCCCGCCGGCGGCCGCGACCTCGTAGCGGCCGGCGGCGATGCCGTCGGCGGCGCAGATCGCCGCCTGCAGCCCGGTGCCGCAGGCCTGCTGCAGGTCGAACGCGGGTGTGTAGGGCGACAACGCCGAGCCCAGCACGCACTCGCGAATCAGGTTGAAGTCACGGCTGTGCTTGAGCACCGCGCCGCCGATCACCGCGTCCAGCTTCTCGCCGGCCAGGCCGAACCGGTCGACCAGGCCGCCGAGCGCCGCGGTGAACATGTCCTGGTTGGACGCGCTGGCGTAGGCGCCGTCGGAACGCGCGAAGGGGATGCGATTGCCACCGAGGACGGCGACGCGACGTCGCGCGCCGGTGTCGGCGGGTGTGGGCTTAGCAGCTGATCCAGATGCCACGATCACTCCGTCTACTGGGGCGCCCCGCATCGCCGGGGCGGTTGAACCGATACTACCCAGTATTCTTACTCTGGAGTAAGTTCGTTGTCGACACCGTCGCCTGCACCAGGCACACGTCCCCACACGGAAGGCAGCACGATGCCCCCTAAGGCCCCCAAGCTTCCCTCGGACCTGTTGTCCCAGATCATGAACTCCGGCCCCGGATCGTTCCTGTCCAAGCAACTCGGCGTTCCGCAGGCCGAGCCGCTGCGCCGCTACCGGGTCGGCGAGCCGCCGCTGGCCGGACCACTGCTGATCGGCGGCGAAGGCCGGGTGGCCGAGCCGCTGCGCGCCGCGCTCGCCGGCGACTACGAGCTGGTCGGCGACAACCTCGGCGGTCGGTGGGCCGACTCGTTCGGCGGTCTGGTCTTCGACGCCACCGGCATCACCTCGCCGGCCGGGCTGACCGGGCTGCACGAGTTCTTCACCCCCCTGCTACGCAACGTGGGGCGCTGCGGCCGCCTCGTGGTGGTCGGCACCACCCCGGATCAGACCGGCAGCGTCGACGAGCGGATCGCCCAGCGCGCGCTGGAGGGCTTCACCCGCTCGCTGGCCAAGGAGTTGCAGCGCGGCGCCACCGCGCAACTGGTGTACCTGTCGCCGGACGCCAAGCCCGGAGCCACCGGCCTGGAATCGACGATGCGCTTCATCCTGTCGGCCCGCTCGGCCTATGTCGACGGTCAGGTGTTCTACGTCGGCGCCGATGACGCCACCGCCCCCGCCGACTGGGACCGCCCACTGGAGGGGAAGGTGGCGATCATCACCGGCGCCGCGCGCGGCATCGGCGCCACCATCGCCGAGGTGTTCGCCCGCGACGGCGCCAAGGTGGTGGCCATCGACGTGCCGCAGGCGGCCGAAGCGCTGGAGAAAACGG
This is a stretch of genomic DNA from Mycolicibacter terrae. It encodes these proteins:
- a CDS encoding acetyl-CoA C-acetyltransferase; amino-acid sequence: MASGSAAKPTPADTGARRRVAVLGGNRIPFARSDGAYASASNQDMFTAALGGLVDRFGLAGEKLDAVIGGAVLKHSRDFNLIRECVLGSALSPYTPAFDLQQACGTGLQAAICAADGIAAGRYEVAAAGGVDTTSDAPLEVGNELRRTLLALRRSKSNLQRLKLVGKLPAALGVEIPANKEARTGLSMGEHQAVTTKQMGIKRVDQDELAAASHRNMAAAYDRGFFDDLVTPFQGLYRDNNLRPESSPEKLATLKPVFGAKAGDATMTAGNSTPLTDGASVALLASEEWAAAHQRTPLAYFVDSETAAVDYVNGPDGLLMAPTYAVPRLLARNGLTLQDFDFYEIHEAFASTVLCHLAAWESEEYCKERLGLDAALGAIDRSKLNVNGSSLAAGHPFAATGGRIVAQAAKQIAEAKAAKKNKPVRALISICAAGGQGVAAILEG
- a CDS encoding 3-oxoacyl-ACP reductase, which produces MPPKAPKLPSDLLSQIMNSGPGSFLSKQLGVPQAEPLRRYRVGEPPLAGPLLIGGEGRVAEPLRAALAGDYELVGDNLGGRWADSFGGLVFDATGITSPAGLTGLHEFFTPLLRNVGRCGRLVVVGTTPDQTGSVDERIAQRALEGFTRSLAKELQRGATAQLVYLSPDAKPGATGLESTMRFILSARSAYVDGQVFYVGADDATAPADWDRPLEGKVAIITGAARGIGATIAEVFARDGAKVVAIDVPQAAEALEKTAARVGGTALALDVTADDAVEAITAHLKEHYGGKADVLVNNAGITRDKLLANMDDARWNAVLAVNLLAPQRLTEGLVSSGSIGEGGRVIGLSSMAGIAGNRGQTNYAATKAGMIGLTDALAPVLAPKGITINAVAPGFIETDMTAAIPLATREVGRRLNSLFQGGQPVDVAELIGYFASPASNAVTGNTIRVCGQAMLGA